One stretch of Lysobacter sp. KIS68-7 DNA includes these proteins:
- a CDS encoding sugar ABC transporter permease, with product MKRSLAGWAFAAPALLVIALFFVLPVVAALALSLTDFDIYALADPHNLRFVGLDNYIGLLGNPLFWKALGNTLYFVVVGVPFSIFVSLGAALLLHSKLARFRPFFRTALFAPVVTTVVAVAVIWRYLFHTRYGAMNWGLSLLGIDPIDWFGDPHWAMPSIILFAVWKNFGYNMIIFLAGLQAIPEDLYEAARIDGASWWKQFVHVTLPMLGPVMLLVGILTMAGYFQLFAEPYVMTLGGPLQSTVSVLYMMYEEGFKWWNLGNASAVAFLLFLLMTAATSGLLWFARKRGVE from the coding sequence ATGAAGCGCTCGCTCGCAGGGTGGGCCTTCGCGGCGCCGGCCTTGCTGGTGATCGCGCTGTTCTTCGTGCTGCCGGTCGTCGCCGCGCTCGCGCTGAGCCTGACCGACTTCGACATCTACGCGCTCGCCGACCCGCACAACCTGCGCTTCGTCGGCCTGGACAACTACATCGGCCTGCTGGGCAATCCGTTGTTCTGGAAGGCATTGGGCAACACGCTGTACTTCGTGGTGGTCGGCGTGCCGTTCTCGATCTTCGTCTCGCTCGGTGCGGCCTTGCTCCTGCATTCGAAGCTCGCGCGCTTCCGCCCGTTCTTCCGCACCGCACTGTTCGCGCCGGTGGTGACCACCGTGGTCGCGGTGGCGGTGATCTGGCGTTATCTGTTCCACACGCGCTACGGCGCGATGAACTGGGGTCTGTCGCTGCTCGGCATCGACCCGATCGACTGGTTCGGCGATCCGCACTGGGCGATGCCCTCGATCATCCTGTTCGCCGTGTGGAAGAACTTCGGCTACAACATGATCATCTTCCTCGCGGGGCTGCAGGCGATCCCGGAAGACCTGTACGAAGCCGCGCGCATCGATGGCGCCTCGTGGTGGAAGCAGTTCGTGCACGTCACGCTGCCGATGCTCGGGCCGGTGATGCTGTTGGTCGGCATCCTCACGATGGCGGGCTACTTCCAGCTCTTCGCCGAACCCTACGTCATGACGCTCGGCGGCCCGCTGCAAAGCACGGTGAGCGTGCTGTACATGATGTACGAGGAGGGCTTCAAGTGGTGGAACCTCGGCAACGCGTCCGCAGTGGCGTTTCTGCTGTTCCTGCTGATGACGGCGGCGACGAGCGGACTGTTGTGGTTCGCACGCAAGCGGGGCGTGGAATGA
- a CDS encoding discoidin domain-containing protein yields the protein MRRWIAGVLCALPLLACAQARVLDAFDSTQGWKVIASDQVTGTLRSDGQATCLDYDFHGVSGYVGLQKAIPLEYPGNYAFDFRLRGDGPKNDFQFKLVDASGDNVWWVVRSKFALPTEWAAMRFKKRHIAKAWGPSPETELRKSAKLEFTLASGEGGKGSACFDALSFEPLPPQDDSPLVGTLRGGADTWTYDLGKPRELGGAILRWKEGEGASEYAVSLSDDGKTWRRVYDVHMGDGGEDFIALPEEEARYLRVDATGASNLAPTMTLEAVEVQPLAFSATPNDLLKAIAARAPRGDFPRGFVGEQPYWTIVGIDGGREQGLLGEDGAVEFARGGFSIAPRVGGSNWADMSATQSLQDGYLPIPSVHLSKEGFKLDVTAFAEGTHEQARMIVRYRLTNIGAKAGSTFLVLEVRPWQVNPPSQFLNTAGGFSPIHSLLLEPQLLHVNGEPSVALSQAPHERLTTVYPFVSRHWAGRHPSHAREVEDASGMAMADLTFVVADLAPGASFELSLSAPLGGGVPTPISNEEAERLQAQVAAQWHDKLDRVRITVPKDGQHLVDTLRTALANMAISRVGPRLQPGTRSYSRAWIRDGAMIGEGLLRLGREDIAKDFLRWYAPYQFDSGKVPCCVDDRGADPVPENDSQGELIYLVAEVYRYTRDRALLEAMWPHVQGAVKYMDALRASERTEENRAKNPAFYGLMPASISHEGYSAKPMHSYWDDFWALRGYKDAVEIAQWLGHDDDAKRFAASRDQFRDDLYASLRTAMEQKKIDFLPGSAELGDFDATSTTIALAPGGEQQHLPKDALLATFERYWREFDQRARGQRAWKDYTPYELRTIGTLVRLGWRDRAHSALDFFFADQQPRGWNQWAEVVSHTPRKPFFVGDLPHAWVASDYVRSALDLFAYERGDAIVLAAGIPERWLEGEGVAIDGLRTTSGPLAYTLRADAKTVHLAITQGTPPPGGFIFEWGGKETRITHVPATLALPR from the coding sequence ATGAGGCGATGGATCGCGGGGGTGTTGTGCGCGCTGCCGTTGCTGGCGTGCGCGCAGGCCCGGGTGCTGGACGCGTTCGATTCCACCCAGGGCTGGAAGGTCATCGCCTCCGACCAGGTGACGGGCACGTTGCGCAGCGATGGCCAGGCCACGTGCCTGGACTACGACTTCCACGGCGTGTCGGGGTACGTCGGCCTGCAGAAGGCGATCCCGCTGGAGTACCCGGGCAACTACGCCTTCGACTTCAGGCTGCGAGGCGACGGCCCGAAGAACGACTTCCAGTTCAAGCTCGTGGATGCGAGCGGGGACAACGTGTGGTGGGTGGTGAGGTCGAAGTTTGCATTGCCCACCGAGTGGGCCGCGATGCGCTTCAAGAAGCGACACATCGCGAAAGCGTGGGGCCCGTCGCCGGAGACCGAACTGCGCAAGAGCGCGAAGCTTGAGTTCACGCTCGCCAGTGGCGAAGGCGGGAAGGGCAGCGCGTGCTTTGATGCGCTGAGTTTCGAGCCGCTGCCACCGCAGGATGATTCCCCGCTCGTCGGCACGCTGCGCGGCGGTGCCGACACCTGGACCTACGACCTCGGCAAGCCGCGCGAACTTGGTGGCGCGATCCTGCGGTGGAAGGAAGGCGAGGGCGCTTCGGAGTACGCGGTCTCCTTGTCTGACGACGGCAAGACATGGCGTCGCGTGTACGACGTCCACATGGGCGACGGCGGCGAAGACTTCATCGCGCTGCCCGAAGAAGAAGCGCGTTACTTGCGCGTGGATGCCACCGGGGCGTCGAACCTCGCACCGACGATGACGCTCGAAGCGGTCGAGGTGCAACCGCTCGCGTTCTCCGCCACGCCCAACGATCTGCTGAAAGCCATCGCCGCACGCGCACCACGCGGCGACTTCCCGCGCGGCTTCGTCGGCGAACAGCCGTACTGGACCATCGTGGGCATCGATGGCGGACGCGAACAAGGCCTGTTGGGCGAAGACGGCGCGGTCGAATTCGCACGCGGCGGCTTCAGCATCGCGCCGCGCGTAGGCGGCAGCAACTGGGCCGACATGTCGGCCACGCAATCGCTGCAGGATGGCTATCTGCCCATCCCGTCGGTGCACCTCTCGAAAGAGGGCTTCAAGCTCGATGTCACGGCCTTCGCCGAGGGCACGCACGAGCAGGCGCGGATGATCGTGCGTTATCGCCTGACGAATATCGGCGCCAAGGCGGGCAGCACCTTCCTGGTGCTGGAGGTGCGTCCCTGGCAGGTGAATCCGCCGAGCCAGTTCCTCAACACCGCCGGTGGCTTCAGCCCGATCCATTCGCTGCTCCTTGAACCGCAACTGCTGCACGTCAACGGCGAGCCGAGCGTGGCGCTGTCGCAGGCGCCGCACGAGCGCCTCACGACGGTGTATCCGTTCGTCTCCCGCCATTGGGCGGGTCGACACCCGAGCCATGCGCGCGAGGTCGAGGATGCGAGCGGCATGGCGATGGCGGATCTCACCTTCGTCGTCGCCGATCTCGCACCGGGCGCGTCATTCGAGTTGTCGCTGAGTGCGCCGCTGGGCGGGGGCGTGCCGACGCCGATCTCCAACGAAGAAGCCGAACGCCTGCAGGCACAAGTCGCCGCGCAGTGGCACGACAAACTCGATCGCGTGCGCATCACCGTACCGAAGGACGGCCAACACCTCGTCGACACCCTGCGCACCGCACTCGCCAACATGGCGATCAGCCGCGTCGGCCCGCGCCTGCAGCCTGGCACGCGTTCGTATTCGCGTGCATGGATCCGCGACGGCGCGATGATCGGCGAGGGCCTGTTGCGCCTGGGCCGCGAGGACATCGCGAAGGATTTCCTGCGCTGGTACGCGCCCTACCAGTTCGACAGCGGCAAGGTGCCGTGCTGCGTGGACGACCGCGGCGCGGATCCGGTGCCGGAAAACGACAGCCAGGGCGAGTTGATCTACCTGGTGGCGGAGGTCTATCGCTACACGCGTGATCGCGCGTTGCTCGAAGCGATGTGGCCGCACGTGCAAGGCGCCGTGAAGTACATGGACGCATTGCGCGCAAGCGAACGTACCGAAGAGAATCGCGCAAAGAACCCCGCGTTCTACGGCCTCATGCCCGCGTCGATCAGCCACGAGGGCTACTCCGCGAAACCCATGCACTCGTACTGGGACGATTTCTGGGCCTTGCGCGGCTACAAGGACGCCGTCGAAATCGCGCAGTGGCTGGGTCACGACGACGATGCGAAACGCTTCGCCGCCTCGCGCGACCAGTTCCGCGACGACCTCTACGCCTCGCTGCGCACCGCGATGGAACAGAAGAAGATCGACTTCCTCCCGGGCTCCGCGGAACTCGGTGACTTCGACGCCACGTCAACGACCATCGCACTCGCCCCCGGTGGCGAACAGCAACACCTCCCGAAGGACGCGCTGCTCGCGACCTTCGAACGCTACTGGCGCGAGTTCGACCAACGCGCCAGGGGCCAGCGCGCGTGGAAGGACTACACGCCGTACGAACTGCGCACCATCGGGACGTTAGTGCGCCTGGGCTGGCGCGACCGCGCGCATTCGGCGCTCGATTTCTTCTTCGCCGACCAGCAACCGCGCGGCTGGAACCAATGGGCGGAAGTGGTCTCGCACACGCCGCGCAAGCCCTTCTTCGTCGGCGACCTGCCGCATGCCTGGGTCGCGTCGGATTACGTGCGCTCCGCGCTCGACCTGTTCGCCTACGAGCGCGGCGATGCCATCGTGCTGGCCGCGGGCATTCCCGAGCGTTGGCTAGAAGGCGAGGGCGTCGCCATCGACGGCCTGCGCACGACAAGCGGTCCGCTCGCCTACACGCTGCGCGCGGATGCGAAGACGGTGCACCTTGCGATCACGCAAGGCACACCGCCTCCGGGGGGCTTCATCTTCGAATGGGGCGGCAAGGAAACGCGCATCACGCACGTTCCCGCCACGCTGGCGTTGCCTCGTTAG
- a CDS encoding carbohydrate ABC transporter permease, producing MKRNPLALAMVNGALIGLAAISLAPLFWMLAVSIMQPGEASHFPPPWWPSNPTLHNYRELFLRAGMGTYLLNSTLIATGVTLISVLLNTLAGYAFAKLKFRGRERTFRALLAALVIPAQVAMMPLFLLLKQMGLVNTYFGAMVPGLAGIFGIFLVRQYARSLPDELLEAARIDGAGELRIFFQVVLPALRPILVTLAVFAFLGAWNDFMWPLIVLGDQSMQTLPVALATLSREHVQDNELMMAGSVVTIVPVLVLFLMLQRYYLQGLLVGSVKG from the coding sequence ATGAAGCGCAATCCGCTCGCGCTGGCGATGGTCAACGGCGCGCTGATCGGCCTGGCGGCGATCAGTCTCGCGCCCTTGTTCTGGATGCTCGCGGTGTCCATCATGCAGCCCGGCGAAGCGAGCCACTTCCCGCCGCCGTGGTGGCCGTCGAACCCGACGTTGCACAACTACCGCGAGTTGTTCCTGCGTGCCGGCATGGGCACCTACCTGTTGAACAGCACGCTCATCGCCACGGGCGTGACGCTGATTTCGGTGCTGCTCAACACGCTGGCGGGCTACGCGTTCGCGAAACTGAAGTTCCGCGGCCGCGAGCGTACGTTCCGCGCGCTGCTCGCCGCGCTGGTGATCCCCGCGCAGGTCGCGATGATGCCGCTGTTCCTGCTGCTCAAGCAGATGGGGCTCGTGAACACCTACTTCGGTGCGATGGTGCCGGGGCTGGCGGGCATCTTCGGCATCTTCCTCGTCCGGCAATACGCACGCTCGTTGCCCGATGAACTGCTGGAGGCCGCGCGCATCGACGGTGCCGGCGAGCTGCGCATCTTCTTCCAGGTGGTGTTGCCGGCCTTGCGCCCGATCCTGGTGACGCTGGCGGTCTTCGCCTTCCTCGGCGCATGGAACGACTTCATGTGGCCGCTGATCGTGCTGGGCGACCAAAGCATGCAGACGCTGCCCGTTGCGCTCGCCACGCTCTCGCGCGAGCACGTGCAGGACAACGAACTGATGATGGCCGGTTCGGTGGTGACGATCGTGCCGGTGCTGGTGCTGTTCCTGATGCTGCAGCGCTACTACCTGCAGGGTTTGCTGGTCGGGAGCGTGAAGGGATGA